A single Pseudomonas sp. DC1.2 DNA region contains:
- a CDS encoding TPM domain-containing protein has translation MRFLRMGLLLLLWGVAVTAQAELKFPTLTGRVVDSAQMIEPAVREQLTQQLQAHEAATGEQLVVVTLADLQGTDIADFGYQLGRAWGIGQKSKNNGALLIVARDERKLRIEVGYGLEDRLTDAQSSVIINQVITPAFKTGNFSKGISDGVAAMLVVLGGSPLDEPSTVYDTGGDQQSDFVSRHPLLFIIVVMLFILTIFICQMLGILPTGRGGSGGGFGGGGFGGGGGGGGGFSGGGGSFGGGGSSGGW, from the coding sequence ATGCGCTTTTTGAGAATGGGCCTGCTGCTGTTGCTTTGGGGGGTTGCCGTCACGGCGCAGGCCGAGTTGAAGTTTCCGACACTCACCGGGCGGGTAGTGGACAGCGCCCAGATGATCGAGCCCGCGGTGCGCGAGCAGTTAACCCAGCAACTCCAGGCCCACGAAGCCGCTACCGGTGAACAACTGGTCGTGGTGACGTTGGCGGACTTGCAAGGCACTGACATCGCGGACTTCGGTTATCAACTCGGACGCGCCTGGGGTATTGGCCAAAAGAGCAAGAACAACGGCGCGCTGCTGATCGTCGCTCGGGACGAGCGTAAGCTGCGAATTGAAGTCGGGTATGGCCTGGAAGATCGCCTGACCGATGCGCAGAGTTCGGTGATCATCAATCAAGTGATCACCCCGGCGTTCAAGACCGGTAATTTCAGCAAAGGCATCAGCGACGGGGTCGCGGCGATGCTGGTGGTCTTGGGCGGCAGCCCACTGGACGAACCGTCGACGGTGTATGACACCGGGGGCGATCAACAGAGTGACTTCGTCTCTCGGCATCCGTTGTTGTTCATCATTGTGGTGATGCTGTTCATTCTTACGATTTTCATCTGCCAGATGCTTGGCATACTGCCAACCGGCCGGGGTGGCTCTGGTGGTGGTTTTGGCGGAGGAGGCTTTGGCGGCGGCGGCGGTGGAGGCGGGGGCTTCAGCGGCGGCGGTGGCAGTTTCGGTGGCGGTGGATCGTCGGGCGGCTGGTGA
- a CDS encoding TPM domain-containing protein codes for MALLTEHEQRKVAEAIARVERDTDAELVTVLAARADDYAYIPLLWASLLALVVPGVVHYLTGALTLHSLLLVQWASFIVLCLVFRIPQVTTRLIPRSVRHWRASNLARRQFLEQNLHHTVGGTGLLIFVCEAERYVEILVDEGISRRLPDKSWDVIVATFTQQVKQGQTLQGFMTCIEACGELLKVHVPVTQVRNELPNRLVVLG; via the coding sequence ATGGCACTACTGACTGAACACGAACAACGCAAAGTCGCCGAAGCGATTGCCCGGGTCGAGCGCGACACCGACGCCGAACTGGTGACAGTGTTGGCAGCTCGCGCCGACGACTATGCGTACATCCCGTTGCTGTGGGCCAGCTTGTTGGCGTTGGTGGTGCCGGGAGTCGTGCATTACCTGACCGGCGCACTGACCCTGCACAGCCTGTTGCTGGTGCAATGGGCGAGCTTCATCGTGTTGTGCCTGGTGTTTCGCATTCCCCAAGTCACTACGCGACTGATCCCGCGTTCCGTGCGCCACTGGCGCGCGTCAAACCTGGCGCGGCGGCAGTTTCTGGAGCAGAACCTGCACCACACCGTCGGCGGCACTGGACTGCTGATTTTCGTCTGCGAGGCCGAGCGCTATGTGGAAATCCTGGTGGACGAAGGTATTTCCAGACGGCTGCCCGACAAGAGTTGGGACGTGATTGTGGCGACCTTCACCCAGCAGGTGAAGCAGGGGCAGACGTTGCAGGGGTTTATGACCTGCATCGAGGCGTGCGGCGAGTTGCTGAAGGTGCATGTGCCGGTGACGCAGGTGAGGAACGAGTTACCGAATCGGTTGGTGGTGTTGGGGTAG
- a CDS encoding SAM-dependent methyltransferase, whose amino-acid sequence MSVTTTPASLVPDHHAQFIDLLQTSLDHNAFIKLVLAKYVGTEVDLQRLIIKQLTVKDQPCLSFVYRYKTRDITKNFAVAEGVLAIAALLPDAFKNAHLLSLTDEAQLEYSKKGKSSLFKSKPQQLREVPSAEHNREKNRFLDLSRPFLKDLGVTNAQQELIPSMSRKWKQINKFIEVFSHALTTSPLALDKPVRVADFGSGKGYLTFAIHDYLRNTLKAEGEVTGVELREEMVQLCNTAAAKLEHPGLVFKCGDVRSVAPSELDVMIALHACDIATDYAIHSGIRSGAAIIMCSPCCHKQIRLQIQSPALLKPMLQYGLHLGQQAEMVTDSLRALFLEACGYETKVFEFISLDHTNKNKMILAVKRAEPVDPTQLLVKIEELKAFYQITEHCLETLLRADSYL is encoded by the coding sequence ATGTCTGTCACCACCACTCCCGCCAGCCTCGTGCCGGATCATCACGCGCAGTTCATCGACCTGTTGCAAACCAGTCTCGACCACAACGCCTTCATTAAACTGGTGCTGGCCAAGTACGTCGGCACCGAGGTAGATCTGCAGCGGCTGATCATCAAGCAACTCACGGTCAAGGATCAACCTTGCCTGTCCTTCGTCTATCGCTACAAGACCCGCGATATCACCAAGAATTTTGCGGTGGCTGAAGGGGTGTTGGCCATCGCTGCGTTGCTGCCGGACGCGTTTAAAAATGCGCATTTATTGTCCCTGACTGACGAAGCTCAGCTGGAATACAGTAAAAAGGGCAAATCTTCGCTGTTCAAGAGCAAACCTCAGCAATTGCGCGAGGTGCCGTCCGCCGAGCACAATCGCGAGAAAAACCGCTTCCTCGACCTCAGCCGGCCATTCCTCAAGGACCTGGGCGTGACCAATGCGCAGCAGGAGCTGATCCCGTCGATGTCGCGCAAGTGGAAGCAGATCAACAAGTTCATCGAAGTCTTCAGCCATGCGTTGACCACCTCGCCCCTGGCACTGGATAAACCAGTGCGCGTCGCGGACTTCGGGTCGGGCAAGGGTTACCTGACGTTCGCGATTCACGACTATCTGCGTAATACCTTGAAGGCGGAAGGCGAAGTCACCGGCGTTGAGCTGCGCGAAGAGATGGTGCAGTTGTGCAATACCGCCGCCGCGAAACTGGAGCATCCGGGGCTGGTGTTTAAGTGCGGCGATGTGCGCAGCGTCGCGCCGAGCGAACTGGACGTGATGATTGCCTTGCATGCCTGCGACATCGCGACCGATTACGCGATTCACAGCGGTATCCGCTCCGGCGCTGCAATCATCATGTGCTCGCCGTGCTGTCACAAACAGATCCGTCTGCAAATCCAGAGCCCAGCGCTGCTCAAGCCGATGCTGCAATATGGCCTGCACCTTGGCCAGCAAGCGGAAATGGTCACCGACAGCTTGCGTGCATTGTTCCTTGAAGCCTGTGGTTACGAGACCAAGGTGTTTGAGTTCATCTCGCTGGACCACACCAACAAGAACAAGATGATCCTGGCGGTCAAACGCGCAGAACCGGTGGACCCGACTCAGCTGTTGGTGAAAATCGAAGAACTGAAGGCCTTTTACCAAATCACCGAACATTGCCTCGAAACCCTGTTGCGGGCTGACAGCTACCTCTGA
- a CDS encoding DMT family transporter, whose amino-acid sequence MSSRENTGMALGLLGVVIFSLTLPFTRIVVQELHPLLNGLGRALFAAVPAGLLLLWRREKWPTWTQVKGLCLVIAGVILGFPVLSAWAMQTLPASHGALVNGLQPLCVALYAAWLSHERPSKAFWACAALGSALVLVYALISGAGSIQAGDLLMLGAIAIGGLGYAEGGRLAKEMGGWQVICWALVLSTPLLIGPVMYLALQHEGAISAKTWWAFGYVSLFSQFFGFFAWYAGLAMGGIARVSQIQLLQIFFTIAFSALFFGEHIEPITWLFAVGVIATVMVGRKTAIKPNVRASHLAKGA is encoded by the coding sequence ATGTCCTCACGCGAAAACACCGGCATGGCCCTCGGCCTGCTCGGGGTTGTGATTTTCAGCCTCACCCTACCCTTCACGCGCATCGTCGTGCAGGAACTCCATCCGTTGCTCAACGGCCTGGGTCGGGCGTTGTTCGCGGCGGTTCCGGCGGGGCTGCTGCTGTTGTGGCGCCGCGAGAAATGGCCAACGTGGACGCAGGTCAAAGGCCTGTGCCTGGTGATCGCTGGGGTAATCTTGGGCTTTCCGGTGCTCTCGGCCTGGGCCATGCAAACCTTGCCGGCGTCCCACGGCGCATTGGTCAACGGTTTACAGCCGCTGTGCGTCGCGCTGTATGCCGCGTGGCTGTCCCATGAGCGCCCCTCAAAAGCCTTCTGGGCCTGCGCCGCACTCGGCAGTGCGCTCGTACTCGTTTATGCACTGATCAGCGGTGCCGGCAGTATTCAGGCCGGTGACTTGCTGATGCTTGGAGCGATTGCCATCGGCGGGCTGGGCTACGCTGAGGGGGGCCGGCTGGCCAAGGAGATGGGCGGCTGGCAAGTGATCTGCTGGGCGCTGGTGCTCTCGACGCCTTTGTTGATCGGGCCAGTGATGTATTTAGCCTTGCAACATGAGGGGGCGATTTCTGCCAAGACCTGGTGGGCCTTTGGCTACGTCTCGCTGTTTTCGCAGTTCTTCGGCTTCTTTGCCTGGTACGCCGGGCTGGCGATGGGCGGTATTGCGCGGGTCAGTCAGATCCAGTTACTGCAAATATTCTTCACGATCGCGTTTTCCGCGTTGTTCTTTGGCGAACACATTGAGCCGATCACCTGGCTGTTTGCGGTCGGCGTAATTGCGACGGTGATGGTGGGGCGCAAGACCGCAATCAAACCCAATGTGCGAGCGAGCCACCTCGCGAAGGGGGCATAA
- a CDS encoding DJ-1/PfpI family protein has protein sequence MAAKKILMLVGDYVEDYEVMVPFQALLMVGHTVHAVCPDKSAGQTVRTAIHDFEGDQTYSEKPGHLFALNFDFAQVEAADYDALLVPGGRAPEYLRLNEKVLELVRAFDQAGKPIAAVCHGAQLLAAAGILDGRECSAYPACAPEVRLAGGTFIDIPVTEGHVQGNLATAPAWPAHPRWLAGFLGLLGTTITL, from the coding sequence ATGGCCGCGAAAAAAATTCTGATGCTGGTCGGCGATTACGTCGAAGACTATGAAGTGATGGTGCCGTTCCAGGCGCTGTTGATGGTCGGTCACACGGTTCATGCCGTTTGCCCGGACAAATCCGCCGGCCAGACCGTGCGTACCGCGATCCACGACTTCGAAGGCGACCAGACCTACAGCGAAAAACCCGGCCATCTGTTTGCCCTGAATTTCGATTTCGCCCAGGTCGAGGCTGCTGACTATGACGCGCTGCTGGTGCCAGGCGGTCGTGCGCCGGAGTACCTGCGCCTGAACGAAAAAGTCCTGGAACTGGTGCGCGCCTTCGACCAGGCCGGCAAGCCGATTGCTGCCGTCTGTCATGGCGCGCAATTACTCGCGGCCGCGGGGATTCTCGACGGTCGTGAGTGCAGCGCCTACCCGGCCTGTGCGCCGGAGGTCCGTTTGGCCGGCGGTACGTTCATCGATATCCCGGTGACCGAAGGTCACGTTCAAGGCAATCTGGCGACTGCTCCGGCCTGGCCGGCACACCCACGCTGGCTCGCCGGTTTTCTAGGGTTGCTGGGCACCACCATCACGCTGTAA
- a CDS encoding ribbon-helix-helix domain-containing protein, translated as MCELYVKADPILYESRSRSLRICGVVTTLRLENQFWDILSEIAEVDGMTTNQLIAKLYQEVMDYRGEAVNFASFLRVSCTRYLSQRRVPVPELSVVRAVK; from the coding sequence ATGTGCGAGCTCTACGTCAAAGCCGATCCTATCCTCTACGAGTCGCGCTCTCGTTCGCTGCGCATCTGCGGGGTAGTGACCACGCTGCGGCTGGAGAACCAGTTCTGGGACATCCTCAGCGAAATTGCTGAGGTGGACGGTATGACCACCAACCAGTTGATCGCCAAGCTGTATCAAGAGGTGATGGACTATCGCGGTGAAGCGGTCAATTTTGCTTCGTTTCTGCGGGTGAGTTGTACCCGTTATTTAAGCCAGCGCCGGGTACCGGTGCCAGAGCTGTCAGTGGTAAGGGCGGTGAAATAG
- a CDS encoding DUF4917 family protein: MTDFQDVDAQLEDWNALRSSASFSGLLVGNGASRVVWDDFGYDSLFENARTVEEKPLSQSELSVFDALQTRSFEQVLSALKTTSRVNKALAVSSAAPRNRYYAIKEALINTVHAVHIPWRLVVPSTLATISQELGRYRTVFTTNYDLLNYWAIQHSADTITDLFHGNEPRFELSASGTDKTRLLYLHGGLHLVRNQDGTARKLMSTEGTLLGSFAINNTIKTLDDVPLFVNEGPAQDKLKTIRSSDYLSFCYDQLLGHGDDLCLFGHALGEQDSHIIDALRQAKPKVVAISVNPRSKAFIEHQKRHYAKVFEGTGVALRFFDAKTHALGSPKLSVPVEA, from the coding sequence ATGACCGATTTCCAGGATGTCGACGCCCAACTTGAAGACTGGAACGCCTTGCGCAGCAGCGCGTCTTTCAGCGGCCTACTGGTGGGCAATGGCGCCAGCCGTGTGGTATGGGACGACTTTGGCTACGATTCGCTGTTCGAAAACGCGCGCACCGTCGAAGAAAAGCCCCTGAGCCAGTCCGAGCTGAGCGTCTTCGACGCCCTGCAAACCCGTAGTTTCGAGCAAGTGCTCAGCGCGCTGAAAACCACCAGCCGCGTGAACAAAGCCCTGGCCGTCAGCTCCGCAGCTCCGCGCAATCGCTATTACGCGATCAAGGAAGCGCTGATCAACACCGTGCATGCGGTGCATATTCCGTGGCGCCTGGTAGTGCCTTCGACATTGGCCACGATCAGTCAAGAGCTGGGCCGCTACCGGACCGTGTTCACCACCAACTACGACTTGCTGAATTACTGGGCGATTCAGCACAGCGCTGACACCATCACAGACCTGTTCCATGGCAACGAGCCCCGCTTCGAACTGAGCGCCAGTGGGACCGACAAGACCCGTTTGTTGTACCTGCACGGAGGCCTACACCTGGTGCGCAATCAGGACGGCACAGCGCGTAAATTGATGTCCACAGAAGGCACGCTGCTGGGCAGTTTCGCCATCAACAACACAATCAAAACGCTGGATGACGTGCCCTTGTTTGTCAACGAAGGGCCGGCGCAGGACAAGCTCAAGACTATTCGCAGCTCCGATTACCTGTCTTTTTGCTACGACCAGTTACTCGGGCACGGCGATGATTTGTGCCTGTTCGGGCATGCACTGGGCGAGCAGGACAGCCACATCATTGATGCCTTGCGCCAGGCGAAACCGAAGGTTGTGGCGATCTCGGTCAACCCGCGTAGCAAGGCGTTCATTGAGCATCAGAAGCGGCATTACGCGAAGGTGTTTGAGGGCACGGGGGTCGCGTTGCGGTTTTTTGACGCCAAGACCCACGCGCTGGGTAGCCCAAAATTATCGGTGCCGGTCGAAGCCTAA
- the yiaY gene encoding L-threonine dehydrogenase: MSSTFFIPAVNIMGTGCLDEAMEAIRKYGFRKALIVTDAGLAKAGVAAMIADKLAMQDIDSVIFDGVKPNPNISNVEKGLGLLKETQCDFVVSLGGGSPHDCAKGIALCATNGGQIRDYEGVDQSETPQLPLIAINTTAGTASEMTRFCIITDESRHVKMAIVDRNVTPLLSVNDPALMVAMPKGLTAATGMDALTHAIEAYVSTAANPITDACALKAMTLISNNLRLAVREGSDVVARENMAYAQFLAGMAFNNASLGYVHAMAHQLGGFYDLPHGVCNAVLLPHVQSFNALVCAARLTDVAHAMGADVVGLSPEEGAQLAITTIRCLAADVDIPAGLRELGASLNDIPILATNALKDACGLTNPRAADQRQIEEIFRSAF, from the coding sequence ATGAGCAGTACGTTTTTTATTCCCGCCGTGAACATCATGGGCACTGGTTGCCTGGATGAAGCCATGGAAGCCATTCGCAAGTACGGTTTTCGCAAGGCGCTGATCGTCACCGACGCCGGCTTGGCCAAGGCCGGCGTCGCCGCGATGATTGCCGATAAGCTGGCGATGCAGGACATCGATTCGGTAATTTTCGACGGCGTCAAACCTAACCCCAACATCAGCAACGTCGAAAAGGGCCTGGGCCTGCTCAAGGAAACCCAGTGTGATTTCGTGGTGTCCTTGGGCGGCGGTTCGCCCCACGACTGTGCCAAGGGCATTGCCCTGTGCGCGACCAACGGTGGGCAGATCCGCGACTATGAAGGCGTCGATCAATCCGAGACGCCGCAACTGCCGCTGATCGCCATTAACACCACGGCCGGCACCGCGAGCGAGATGACCCGCTTTTGCATCATTACCGACGAATCGCGCCACGTGAAAATGGCCATCGTCGACCGCAACGTGACGCCATTACTGTCGGTCAACGATCCGGCGTTGATGGTGGCCATGCCCAAGGGACTGACTGCTGCCACCGGGATGGATGCACTGACTCACGCTATCGAAGCCTATGTGTCGACTGCCGCCAACCCGATCACCGATGCCTGCGCGCTCAAGGCGATGACGCTGATCAGTAACAACCTGCGCTTGGCTGTGCGTGAGGGCAGCGACGTCGTTGCCCGCGAGAACATGGCCTACGCGCAGTTCCTTGCCGGCATGGCGTTCAACAATGCTTCCCTTGGCTACGTGCATGCCATGGCCCACCAGTTGGGCGGTTTCTACGACCTGCCTCACGGCGTGTGCAATGCCGTGTTGCTGCCCCATGTGCAAAGCTTCAATGCCTTGGTGTGTGCCGCTCGCCTGACTGATGTGGCCCACGCCATGGGCGCTGATGTGGTCGGTCTCAGCCCGGAAGAAGGCGCTCAGTTGGCCATCACGACGATCCGTTGCCTGGCGGCAGACGTGGACATTCCTGCCGGTTTGCGTGAACTCGGCGCCAGTCTCAACGACATCCCGATCCTCGCGACCAACGCGCTGAAAGATGCCTGTGGCCTGACTAACCCGCGGGCAGCTGATCAGCGCCAGATCGAGGAGATTTTCCGCAGCGCGTTCTAA
- a CDS encoding aminotransferase class I/II-fold pyridoxal phosphate-dependent enzyme codes for MNLPPHATHTFSHYRHLISLADHDWETAEAGKISGLNVDIKSPNRMLDQHGREFHHFSTTSYLGLEHHPHILDGAIASLLETGTLGVANAKNQCKLALLERYETELSQLFGTHCLSTLSCSAASTAILPLLASGVFTQNRPPVMVFDRLAHDSMSHLKAACADETSVLTAPHNDMDFLEKLCQRYTTLVYVTDSAYSMGGVADLDSLLYLKNRYGLFLYLDESHALSTVGAFGAGLVRPRMDALEEDCLIVASLAKSFGASGGLVMLGSERQRKLLARYGGPSYGSQNLNSAAIGAGRASIQLHRTSEFAALQQKLQLNIRLFDSLISTDQQKSNLPIRLVNCGEAALANRIAIELANQGFFTSAVFFPAVAHGNAALRITLRADMEPPLIRHFCALVTELLRPHGRDVTAPGPEDSSEPRPPLHHL; via the coding sequence ATGAACCTGCCCCCACACGCGACACATACTTTCAGCCACTACCGCCACCTCATCTCGTTGGCCGATCACGATTGGGAAACTGCCGAAGCCGGAAAGATTTCGGGACTCAACGTTGACATCAAAAGCCCTAACCGCATGCTCGATCAACACGGACGCGAGTTTCATCATTTCAGTACAACGTCTTATCTGGGGCTGGAACACCATCCCCATATACTCGACGGCGCTATCGCCAGTCTGCTGGAAACCGGCACCCTGGGCGTCGCCAACGCGAAGAACCAGTGCAAGTTGGCACTGCTTGAGCGGTACGAAACAGAGCTGTCGCAATTGTTCGGAACCCACTGCCTGAGCACCTTGTCGTGCAGCGCCGCCAGCACTGCGATTCTGCCGTTGCTGGCCAGCGGCGTCTTCACGCAAAACCGTCCTCCGGTGATGGTTTTCGACCGTCTGGCGCATGACTCCATGAGCCACCTCAAAGCAGCGTGCGCGGACGAAACCTCGGTACTGACAGCGCCGCATAACGACATGGATTTCCTGGAGAAACTTTGTCAGCGGTACACCACGCTGGTCTATGTCACCGACAGCGCCTATAGCATGGGCGGGGTGGCCGACCTGGACAGTCTGTTGTACCTGAAGAACCGTTATGGGCTTTTTCTATACCTCGACGAATCCCACGCACTTTCCACAGTAGGTGCCTTTGGCGCAGGTCTGGTGCGTCCCAGGATGGACGCGCTGGAAGAGGATTGTCTGATCGTCGCCTCGCTGGCCAAATCGTTTGGCGCCAGCGGCGGCTTGGTGATGTTGGGCAGCGAACGGCAGCGAAAACTCTTGGCCCGTTATGGAGGCCCCAGCTACGGTTCGCAAAACCTCAACAGCGCGGCCATCGGCGCAGGTAGAGCATCGATTCAGTTGCACCGCACCTCGGAATTTGCCGCATTGCAGCAAAAGCTTCAGCTCAATATCCGACTCTTTGACAGTTTGATCAGCACCGACCAGCAAAAGAGCAATCTGCCGATTCGACTGGTCAACTGTGGTGAAGCAGCACTGGCCAACCGCATTGCAATCGAATTGGCCAACCAGGGGTTTTTCACCTCAGCAGTCTTTTTTCCAGCCGTAGCCCACGGCAACGCGGCGCTCAGGATCACCCTGCGCGCCGACATGGAGCCACCCCTGATCCGCCACTTTTGTGCGCTCGTGACCGAGCTGTTACGCCCACATGGCCGTGACGTTACGGCGCCCGGCCCAGAAGACTCAAGTGAGCCCCGGCCACCATTGCATCACTTATAG
- a CDS encoding LysR family transcriptional regulator: MLQKSLIRRLDLLTLQLFVAVHEEGTLTRAAARESIAVSAASKRLMELEEAFGISLFVRQAKGMSLTPAGETLLHHARQMLFNVEKMGLELGEHSHGIRGYVRMLANLSAIIQFLPEDLRGFSERHPQVKTDLEERPSCGVIQGVLDGVADFGICSSDCDFKGLHSVLYRQDKLVVLMPTDHPLASRSALAFADTLGSDYVGLHAASSINMRTHAAARKAGKVLRLRIHVPGFDAMCRMVQANMGIGILPHRAYELFGRALGLHAVPLTDDWSDRALMLVVRDEAGLSPVSRMLFEELREES, translated from the coding sequence ATGCTGCAAAAAAGCCTGATTCGCCGCCTCGATCTGCTGACCCTCCAACTGTTCGTCGCCGTCCACGAAGAGGGCACCCTGACCCGTGCGGCAGCCCGGGAATCGATTGCGGTATCGGCGGCCAGCAAGCGCCTGATGGAACTGGAGGAAGCGTTCGGGATCAGCCTGTTTGTGCGTCAAGCCAAAGGGATGAGCCTCACGCCGGCCGGTGAAACCCTGCTGCACCATGCCCGGCAGATGTTGTTCAACGTCGAAAAAATGGGACTTGAACTGGGCGAGCACAGCCATGGCATTCGCGGTTACGTGCGGATGCTCGCGAACCTGTCAGCAATCATCCAGTTTCTGCCTGAAGACTTGCGTGGCTTTTCCGAACGTCATCCTCAGGTCAAGACCGACCTCGAAGAGCGGCCCAGTTGCGGGGTGATTCAGGGCGTACTCGACGGTGTGGCGGACTTTGGGATCTGTTCCAGCGACTGTGATTTCAAAGGGCTGCACAGCGTGCTGTATCGCCAGGACAAACTGGTGGTATTGATGCCGACCGATCATCCGTTGGCGAGCCGTTCAGCGCTGGCTTTTGCCGATACGCTGGGCAGCGATTACGTGGGGTTGCACGCCGCCAGTTCGATCAATATGCGCACCCATGCTGCGGCTCGCAAGGCCGGTAAGGTGCTGCGTCTGCGGATCCATGTGCCGGGGTTCGATGCAATGTGCCGGATGGTCCAGGCCAACATGGGCATCGGTATTCTGCCGCACAGGGCTTATGAGTTGTTTGGCCGGGCGTTGGGGTTGCACGCGGTGCCATTGACGGATGACTGGTCGGATCGAGCCTTGATGCTCGTCGTGCGCGATGAAGCAGGGTTGTCGCCGGTGAGCCGGATGTTGTTTGAGGAGTTGCGCGAAGAGAGCTGA
- a CDS encoding CaiB/BaiF CoA-transferase family protein, producing the protein MTAPLSAIKVIEIGTLIAAPFAARILAEFGAEVIKIEAMGQGDPLRKWRKLHEGTSLWWYLQSRNKKSLALNLKSAEGIELVKQLATSADVLIENLRPGALEKLGLGWDVLHALNPNLTLVRISGYGQTGPYRDRPGFGAIGEAMGGIRYTTGNPDSPPARVGVSLGDSLASLHAVIGALMSLLRVKTGQGLGQVVDVSLAESVFNVMESLVPEYDLQGHIRERSGGALPGIAPSNTYLTADGAYVVIAGNSDPIYQRLMNVIGRNDLAAAPEFAHNDGRAAKSNVLDAAITHWTSSLPIDEVLLALEAAEVPAGRIYSVADIVADPHYQARGMLLDAQLPGGATVKMPGIVPKLSQTPGGVNWSGPQLGQHTDGILAGLGLTGLDIERLKAAGVVQ; encoded by the coding sequence ATGACGGCCCCCCTGAGCGCAATCAAGGTGATCGAGATCGGTACGCTGATCGCTGCACCGTTCGCCGCCCGCATACTCGCCGAGTTCGGTGCCGAGGTGATCAAGATCGAAGCCATGGGCCAGGGCGACCCGCTGCGCAAATGGCGCAAGTTGCATGAAGGCACGTCGTTGTGGTGGTACCTGCAATCGCGAAACAAAAAATCCCTGGCGCTTAATCTCAAATCCGCCGAAGGCATTGAACTGGTCAAGCAACTGGCGACCAGCGCTGATGTGCTGATCGAAAATCTGCGCCCCGGCGCTCTGGAAAAACTGGGTTTGGGCTGGGACGTGCTGCATGCGCTGAACCCCAACCTGACGTTGGTGCGGATTTCCGGGTACGGCCAGACTGGCCCGTACCGCGATCGCCCCGGTTTCGGTGCCATTGGCGAGGCCATGGGGGGCATCCGCTACACCACCGGCAATCCTGATTCGCCACCGGCCCGGGTCGGCGTCAGTCTCGGCGACTCGCTGGCTTCGCTGCACGCGGTGATCGGTGCGTTGATGTCATTACTGCGGGTCAAGACCGGGCAGGGCCTAGGCCAGGTGGTAGACGTCTCGCTGGCCGAAAGTGTGTTCAACGTCATGGAAAGCCTGGTGCCGGAATACGACCTGCAAGGCCATATACGCGAGCGCAGCGGAGGCGCCCTGCCAGGCATTGCACCTTCCAATACGTATTTGACGGCCGACGGTGCTTACGTGGTGATCGCCGGCAACAGTGACCCCATCTACCAGCGTCTGATGAATGTGATCGGTCGCAACGACCTGGCCGCTGCGCCGGAATTTGCCCATAACGACGGGCGTGCCGCCAAGAGCAATGTGCTCGACGCGGCCATTACCCATTGGACCAGCAGCCTGCCCATCGACGAGGTCCTGTTGGCGCTGGAGGCCGCTGAAGTCCCGGCCGGGCGCATCTATTCGGTCGCCGATATCGTCGCCGATCCGCACTATCAGGCGCGCGGCATGCTGCTCGACGCGCAACTGCCTGGCGGTGCCACGGTGAAGATGCCGGGCATCGTGCCCAAACTCTCGCAAACCCCCGGCGGCGTGAACTGGTCCGGACCTCAACTCGGTCAGCACACCGATGGCATCCTGGCCGGGCTGGGCTTGACGGGCCTGGACATCGAACGCTTGAAAGCAGCAGGAGTGGTGCAATGA